Genomic window (Mesorhizobium sp. M4B.F.Ca.ET.058.02.1.1):
GGCGTTGGCGACGAGAATGAGGTTGAGCAGCAGCTTGACCTTGTTCTTGGGCAGGAGCGCGCGGGTTCCGTTCCACACCAGCTCCGGCTTCTCGTTCTTCAGGAAGGCGATGGCGACAGCCTCGGCGTCGCCGGTGTCGATCATCATGCCGGCGGAACCGGCGGCGCCGAAGGCAATGCGGGCAAATTGCAGCCGGGCCGAAGCGTTCTTGGCACTCTGGCGGATCAGTTTCATGGCGTCTTCGTCGGCGCCGCCCTCATCGAGCAATTCAAGGCCGTTGTTGATCGCGCCGACCGGCGAGATGATGTCGTGGCAGACCCGGCTGCACAGGAGCGCGGCAAGGTCGGGTGCGGAAAGGGTGAAAAGCTCGGCCATAGGCGAAGTCCCTGCTAAAGTTCACGTATTCACGGCCGAGCGATCAGTCGTTGCGCCCCGCCAACACGAATCACGCGCTCTCCCTGGGCACTCTGAATACACAGCGCCTGTGCGTGCAGCAACAAATCCAAAATTGTCGGCGGCGAAAATGGTGCTTTCGCGCAGAAATGCCGGGCCGGCGCAGCGACTCGTGGCCGGAGGCGGGGCTTCCCGGCCTTCGAACCGCCATCTTCATGTGAGAGTTTAATGGTTGAAAAAGGATTACGGCATAGTTTGCCCGTGAAAGTCACCTCAAGCGGCCGCCAAGAGCCGGAGGGGGTGCGAGGCGTCGGCGAAAGTGCTCCCTGACGGAGATTGGAAGCATGTTTTCCCGATACTACGACCGGAATCTTTTCCGCGTCATTTCCATGGCGATTGCCTTCTTCAGCGTTCTCGCCTTCTCAACCTCCGCGCTGCGGGCCCAGGAATATACCGCTCAGGAGATCGTCGATTCCGGCCACAAGTTCTTCGGCGCGACCTCTGGCGGCCTGGCCACGGTCGTCGAGAAGATTTTTGCGTCCTACGGCCTACCGAACGGTTACCTGCTCGGCGAGGAAGGGTCCGGCGCGCTGATCGGCGGCCTGACCTATGGCGAGGGCACCCTCTACACCAAGAATGCCGGCGACCATAAGGTGTTCTGGCAAGGCCCTTCGCTCGGCTGGGACTTCGGCGGCGAGGGGTCGCGCGTCATGATGCTTGTCTACAACCTCGACGACATAGGCAATCTCTATAACCGGTTCGGCGGCGTTGCCGGCTCCGCCTATGTCGTGGCGGGCGTCGGCTTCAACGTGCTGCAGAACAACAGGGTCCTGCTCGTTCCGATCCGGACCGGCGTCGGCGCCAGGCTCGGCGTCAATCTCGGCTATCTGAAACTTACGCAGCGGCCGACCTGGAACCCGTTCTGACAAGCTCATGGCCGCGCCAATCCGACATCAGTGCTTCGGCCTGTTGCAGGTCTTGCCGCGGCATGCTCTTGCCGCGGCGCTGGATTTCCGTCATGCCAAGGTGGCAAAGTCGAGCTTTGGCGGTTGCCGCCATCCATAGCGGATAGTCACCTTGGTCCAGTCGATCCTGTTTTTCGCCCTCGGCTTTCTTTGCGCCGGCTTCCTGGCGCTGCTTGTCGCTCCGGCCATCTGGCGCCGGGCGGTCGCGCTGACGCGCCGGCGGCTCGAGGCTTCGATGCCGCTGACGCTGGCCGAAATCCAGGCAGACAAGGATCAGGTCAGGGCCGAGTTCGCGATGTCGACGCGACGGCTGGAGATGATGGTCAAGGCCCTGCAGGAAAAAGCCGCCGAGCAGTTGGTCGAGATCGGCCGCGGCCGCGAGGCGCTTAAGGGGTTGGCGGTCGAGCGGAAGGACAAGAACCAGGCGCTTTCCGACCTCGAGGCGAGGACCGGGGAACTGCACCAGCGCGAGCAGCAGTTGCACCAACTGTCCGAGAAACTGGCGCATATGGAGCGCATGCTGGAGAAGCGCGCGCTCGAGCTGGAAAAGCTGGAGCACATGTACGACGATGCCAGCTTCGCCTCGAGCAACCGCCAGATCGAGCTGGTGGCACGCGAATCCGAGCTGGACAAGCTCGCCAACGACATCGCCATGCTGCGCGCCCAGCGCAAGGAAGCGGACAGGCGCAACCAGGAGACGACGGCCGAAAGCAAGGCCGCGCGCGAGGCCCTGAAGGCGGAAAAGAAGAGAACCGGCGAACTGGACAAGAAGGTCGAGCGGCTGCTCGCCACGCTTGCCGATCGCGAGGAGAAGCTCGACCGCCGCGAGAAGGAACTGCTACGGCATCGCGAGCGGGCGAAGGGCGAGGCCGCAGGGCCTGCTGCCGCGGCGTTGACGGTCGACGTTACCGGCAACGACATCGACAAGGCGATCGCCAGGCTTGATGGCGATCGCGAGCGGCTGGAGGCGCGGCTGACGACACTGGCGCGCGAGAACAAGCGGCTCAAGACTGACCTTGCCGCCCGGGAAACATCGAAGTCCGGTGCGGGCAATGATGCACGCAACGCAAGTGCTGCCTTGCGCGACCAGATGAACGAACTGGCCGCCGAGGTCGTCAACCTGACGATGAAGCTGGATGGACCGGATTCGCCGATCGCCAAGGCGCTCGCCTCTCCGCCGCGTGAAGGCCGACCGGCGAATGGGGAACGCGTCACCAGCCTTGCCGATCGTGTGCGGGCGCTGCAAAAGGCGCATTCGCCGAACGGAAGGTAGCGCGCACCGCCACCTGCTTGCACCCAGGGCCGGGCATCACCATGTCTGATGCCATGATCCTCCGTGCGGTCGCCGCGGTTTTCCTGCTCGCTCTCTGGCTCTTTTATCCGCTGCTTTCTGCGCTGTTGGATGTCGCGACGTCGCTGTGGGGTATCACCGAAATGGCCTGCGATGCGCGATCGAGGGCAACCGGCGCTCCAGTGCCGCTGGCAGACGACATGGAGGTCTTCAGGATCGAGGCCGCCCCGAGTGAGATCGGCACGACGCGCATCGTTCCGAAACCAGATCAGTCTTCGACCACGTCTCTCATAGGCGATGTCAGCCGCGCGAAAAATGATGCAGCGCGATTGCCGATGCGGCCGCGACATTGAGGCTGTCGAAGCCTTGCGCCATAGCGATCCGCACCGTGCGCAATTGGGAGAGCAAGCCCTCGGGCAGGCCTTCGCCTTCGGTGCCGAGATAGAGCGCCAGCCGCTTCGACCTCTGCGCATCGCGGATATCTGTCTCGCCGCTTGGCGACAGCGCGAACTGGCCAAAGCCCGACTGATCGAGCAGGGCGGTGAAAGCGGCGGTGTCGTCAAAGGATGCGAAGGGGACTTTCAGCGCCGCGCCGACCGACACGCGAATGGCTTTTCGGTACAACGGATCGCAGCAGGTCGCGTCCATAAAGACCGCATCGGCGCCGAAGGCGGCGGCGTTGCGGAAGATCGCGCCCATATTGTCGTGGTTGGCAATGCCGACGAGAACGACGATAAGCGCGCCGCCGGGCAAGGTGTCGAGCAAGGCCTCGGCGGACTGCGCCGGACCCCTGCTGCCGATCGCCAATATGCCGCGATGCATGTGGAACCCGGCGATCCCGTCGATGATCTCGCTGGTGGCGATATAGACCGGAAGGTCAGCCGGAGCCTTGCGCAAGGTGGTGTCGAGGCCCGCCAGCCGATTTTCGAGGACCAGCACCGATTCGGCGGCAAAGCGGCCGGCCGAGAAGAGCACGTCGAGCACCACCTTGCCCTCGGCGACGAAACGGCCGTGACGGCCAACGAGATCGCGCTCGCGGATATCGAGATAGGCGGCGACGCGCGGGTCACCTGGATCGTCGATGCGGATAAGGTCCATGCGCTGCCCAGCCGAGGATTCAAAGTGCCGGAGCGTGGCTCGTGGGTCCGTCTGGACCCAAGCCACGCTCTGGCGATCGTCAGCGAGGTAAGGAGCGATCGGGCCTGCCGGTCAAGCCCCGGCGCGCCGCAGCCGATGGGCCATCTGGGACAGATCGCCGTCGCCGAAGATGCCGTCCAACATGCGAAGCAGCTCGCGCGCGGCGTCGGACTTGCAGGAATAGTAGATCATCTGCCGGTCGCGGCGGGTCTCGACGAGGTCAAGCCCCCGCAACTTCGCCAGATGCTGAGACAGGGCGGACTGGCTCAGCTGGACTTTTTCGGCGATGGCGCCGACCGACATTTCACCGTCGACCAGATAGCTCATGATCAACAGCCGTTTCTCATTGCCCATGAGCGTCAGAAACGTGGCTGCCGATTCGGCGTTGGCGATTAGCTTGCTCGAGATCATCGATGCCCCATGTTTTTCAGCTCATCCAGACGCTATGGGGGCAATAGCGTCTGATTCCATGAATTCACCTGTGGATGCCCGCTGCTGAATCAGCGACACACCAAAGGGTAGAACATTTCTTCCAAATCTCAAGACTTGCTTTTGATTCAAGACAATTAACTACCGCTCTTGTGAATAGCCGGCTGCGCGGCCGGCCTTTGCCATGTCGACCAGGACGGGCCGCAACTCACGCGCGGCTTTCAGGGGCTCAGGAAAGAAGACCCGGCATAGGGCATCGCCAGCCGCCAGGTCCATGCCTTCGGCATCGAAACCAGTGGCGACCCAGCCGTCTCCCTCGGCCTTGGCGAAATGGCGCGCATAGACGGCAATCGCGTCGAGATGGTTGGCATTCATGTGGTCGAGCGCCGATTGCTCGCCTTCGGCCAGTTCCTCGACGATAGGTCCGGCGATGACGAGGTCGGCGCGGTCGAGCAGGTAGGCCTTGCCGAAACCGCCATTGAGGCTGGCGCGTTCCGGTTCGAGGCGGAAAATAGAGAAGTCGCCGAGTCCGACGTAAAGCTTCGCCTTGGGGTTGCGGTTGAGGTAGCGCCGCTCGGCGCGCATATGTTCGGCCGAACCGCGCTCCAGCCGCCTTGCGCGACAGACAAGGGTTGTCCGTGGGTGCGCCAGCGGATCGCCCTTGCCGGGCTCGCCGACGAGCAACGAGCAACGCGGGTCGGCAAGCAGCGCGCCGGTGTGCGCCGACAGCATCGAGACCAGGATCAGCGGGGCGCCGTCGCTGTCGGTGGCGACGCCGACCCGGCTCGCCAGCGGCGCTGCGGTCTCAGGGTCGATCACAGCCAGGGCGCCGAAACGGGCGCCGCGGATCAGCGTCTTAGCCAGCCTGACCGCTGCGGCGTCGGTCTCGCGGATGACGTCTTTTTTCCGATCGACCAAAAGCGCTCCCCGTTAAGCTGATCTTTCTGCTCCGCTTATCATCCGATCACACCGGATTTGACAAGGGCGGCAATCTCGCTTTCAGCCATGCCGTAGCGCGCCAGAACCATCTCCGGCTTAAGATCACGATCGGTCGGCGCGGTGGCCAGCGCTGACGGCGTTTGCGAGAAGCGCGGCGCCGGGGCAGGGCGATCGAGATTGCCTGATTGCACAAAGGCGCCGCGGGCGCGACTGTGCGGATGATCCCTTGCCTCCAGCAAGGACAACACCGGGGCGACGCAGGCATCGCTTGCGGCGAAAAGCGCTTCCCAGTCGTTGCGGGTCTTTTGTTTCATCCGCGCGGCGATTTCGGCGCGCATGGCCGGCCATGTCGTCCTGTCGTATTGACCATGCGCGAAGCGCGGGTCGAGCGGGAGCAGCCTGGCGAATTCGGCGAAGAAGCGGGGCTCGAGGCAGCCGACCGCGACATGGCGCGCGTCCGCCGTCTCGTAAGTATCGTAGAAGGGCGCGCCGGAATCGAGCAGGTTCTCGCCGCGTGCGTCGCTCCAGAGGCCGGCCGCCATGAAGGCGTGTATCGGCGTTGCCAGCATGGAAGCGCCTTCAACCATGGCGGCATCGATCACCTGGCCCTTGCCGGAACGCGAGCGCTGGAACAAAGCAGCGAGCACGCCAGCAACCAACATCATGGCGCCACCGCCATAGTCGGCGACGAGGTTGAGCGGCGGGACCGGCGGGCTTCCCTGCCTGCCGATGGCGTGCAGCAGGCCGGAATAGCCGAGATAGGTGATGTCGTGGCCGGCGCGGTCCGAAAGCGGCCCGCCCTGGCCGAAGCCGGTCAGGCGGCCGTAGATCAGCGCCGGATTGCGCGCCAGCACCGTGTCAGGCCCGAGACCAAGCCGCTCCATGACGCCAGGGCGATAGCCCTCGATCAGCATGTCGGCCCTTTCGGCGAGGCCGAGCAGCAGGTCGGCGCCTTCGCCGCGCTTCAGATCGACACGCAGGATGGAGCGGCCGTGACGGTCGAGATCGTATTCGCCCGGCAGGTCCAGCAAAGGCTGACTGGGGCCGGCGCGCTCGATGCGCAAGACCTCGGCGCCCATTTCCGACAGCATCAGCCCGACCAGCGGCAATGGGCCGAGGCCAGCCATCTCGATCACCGTCAGGCCGACCAGCGGACCGGCCTTTCCGGCAGCGGGGATGCCGGTGTCCATCGGGGCTATTTGGGCGCCATGCGGATGGCGCCGTCGAGGCGGATGGTCTCGCCGTTCAGCATCTGGTTCTCGACAATATGGAGTGCAAGTGCCGCATATTCGGACGGCTCGCCGAGGCGGGACGGGAACGGTACCGCTGCGCCGAGCGAATCCTGCACCTCCTGCGGCATGCCGGCCATCATCGGCGTCCGGAAGATGCCGGGCGCGATGGTGCAGACGCGTATGCCTGAGCGAGCAAGGTCGCGGGCGACCGGCAGCGTCATGCCGACCACGCCGCCCTTGGAGGCCGAATAGGCTGCCTGGCCAATCTGGCCGTCATAAGCGGCGACTGACGCCGTGTTGACGATGACACCGCGCTCGCCGCCTTCCAGCGCATCGAGCTTGGCGGCGCGGTCGGCGACAAGGCGGATCATGTTGAAGGTACCGATCAGGTTGATCTCGATCACCTTGCGGTACTGGTCGAGCGCATGCGGACCCTCCTTGCCGATCGTCTTCATGCCGATGGCGATGCCGGCGCAATTGACGAGGATGCGCGGCTCGCCAAGCTTCTGCGCCACCTCGCCGACGGCGATAACGCCGCTGGCGTCGCTGCTGACGTCACACTGGACGGCGATGCCGCCAATATCGGCTGCCACCTTTTGCGCGCGCTCGACGCCGACATCGAGGATGGCGACGTGCGCACCCCTGGCGGCAAGCGCGCGAGCCGTCGCTTCGCCGAGGCCGGAGCCGCCGCCGGTGACGATCGAAATCTGGCCATTCGGGTTCATGCGGCGTCCTCCACGTTTTTCCCGGTCATGCTACGAAGGACGTCACGACGGCGCAACGGCAGACGGGGTCAATCGAAGCTTGACCGGGATCAATCGTGCCGATTGAGCCGTCGATCAGGCCATTGCCGGAACTTGGTCCGGCACACGCGCCTGATCCGCATGGCCGACCTCGCCCACGAATTTGGCCACGGCGCCGGGTGTGATTTCGTGGTGAAGCAGCCTGTCGAGATCGACGGGCCGCGGCATGGAAATCTGACCGCGCGGGAAGCGTTTGAAGCCGAGCGGGCCATAATAGGGCTCGTCGCCGACAAGGATCACCGCCGGCGCGCCGGCCTTGACGGCGGCTTCGAGCGCAATCGCCACGAGCCGGCGGCCGATGCCGAGGTTCTTGAAGGCGGGGCGCACAGCGAGCGGTCCGAGCATCATGGCGCGTCCGGCGCCGGCGGCCACGCGTGTCATCCGCACCGAGGCGATGACGGTA
Coding sequences:
- a CDS encoding histidine phosphotransferase family protein, producing the protein MAELFTLSAPDLAALLCSRVCHDIISPVGAINNGLELLDEGGADEDAMKLIRQSAKNASARLQFARIAFGAAGSAGMMIDTGDAEAVAIAFLKNEKPELVWNGTRALLPKNKVKLLLNLILVANAAIPRGGKLVVTLENLDAEPRFALSASGPMLRVPPKFLELHSGHKPEEPIDAHSVQPYYTLLLAREANMTISIHATAEEIVLSVV
- a CDS encoding DUF1134 domain-containing protein, which codes for MFSRYYDRNLFRVISMAIAFFSVLAFSTSALRAQEYTAQEIVDSGHKFFGATSGGLATVVEKIFASYGLPNGYLLGEEGSGALIGGLTYGEGTLYTKNAGDHKVFWQGPSLGWDFGGEGSRVMMLVYNLDDIGNLYNRFGGVAGSAYVVAGVGFNVLQNNRVLLVPIRTGVGARLGVNLGYLKLTQRPTWNPF
- a CDS encoding RNA methyltransferase; this encodes MDLIRIDDPGDPRVAAYLDIRERDLVGRHGRFVAEGKVVLDVLFSAGRFAAESVLVLENRLAGLDTTLRKAPADLPVYIATSEIIDGIAGFHMHRGILAIGSRGPAQSAEALLDTLPGGALIVVLVGIANHDNMGAIFRNAAAFGADAVFMDATCCDPLYRKAIRVSVGAALKVPFASFDDTAAFTALLDQSGFGQFALSPSGETDIRDAQRSKRLALYLGTEGEGLPEGLLSQLRTVRIAMAQGFDSLNVAAASAIALHHFSRG
- a CDS encoding metalloregulator ArsR/SmtB family transcription factor — protein: MISSKLIANAESAATFLTLMGNEKRLLIMSYLVDGEMSVGAIAEKVQLSQSALSQHLAKLRGLDLVETRRDRQMIYYSCKSDAARELLRMLDGIFGDGDLSQMAHRLRRAGA
- a CDS encoding HugZ family protein, whose product is MVDRKKDVIRETDAAAVRLAKTLIRGARFGALAVIDPETAAPLASRVGVATDSDGAPLILVSMLSAHTGALLADPRCSLLVGEPGKGDPLAHPRTTLVCRARRLERGSAEHMRAERRYLNRNPKAKLYVGLGDFSIFRLEPERASLNGGFGKAYLLDRADLVIAGPIVEELAEGEQSALDHMNANHLDAIAVYARHFAKAEGDGWVATGFDAEGMDLAAGDALCRVFFPEPLKAARELRPVLVDMAKAGRAAGYSQER
- a CDS encoding CaiB/BaiF CoA-transferase family protein, producing MDTGIPAAGKAGPLVGLTVIEMAGLGPLPLVGLMLSEMGAEVLRIERAGPSQPLLDLPGEYDLDRHGRSILRVDLKRGEGADLLLGLAERADMLIEGYRPGVMERLGLGPDTVLARNPALIYGRLTGFGQGGPLSDRAGHDITYLGYSGLLHAIGRQGSPPVPPLNLVADYGGGAMMLVAGVLAALFQRSRSGKGQVIDAAMVEGASMLATPIHAFMAAGLWSDARGENLLDSGAPFYDTYETADARHVAVGCLEPRFFAEFARLLPLDPRFAHGQYDRTTWPAMRAEIAARMKQKTRNDWEALFAASDACVAPVLSLLEARDHPHSRARGAFVQSGNLDRPAPAPRFSQTPSALATAPTDRDLKPEMVLARYGMAESEIAALVKSGVIG
- a CDS encoding 3-hydroxyacyl-CoA dehydrogenase, which codes for MNPNGQISIVTGGGSGLGEATARALAARGAHVAILDVGVERAQKVAADIGGIAVQCDVSSDASGVIAVGEVAQKLGEPRILVNCAGIAIGMKTIGKEGPHALDQYRKVIEINLIGTFNMIRLVADRAAKLDALEGGERGVIVNTASVAAYDGQIGQAAYSASKGGVVGMTLPVARDLARSGIRVCTIAPGIFRTPMMAGMPQEVQDSLGAAVPFPSRLGEPSEYAALALHIVENQMLNGETIRLDGAIRMAPK
- a CDS encoding N-acetyltransferase, producing MSLADVEYLPETPAHDSEIEAINDEAFGPGRFVLAAYKIREAGGHERAMSFVAVDGDTVIASVRMTRVAAGAGRAMMLGPLAVRPAFKNLGIGRRLVAIALEAAVKAGAPAVILVGDEPYYGPLGFKRFPRGQISMPRPVDLDRLLHHEITPGAVAKFVGEVGHADQARVPDQVPAMA